From one Macrobrachium nipponense isolate FS-2020 chromosome 37, ASM1510439v2, whole genome shotgun sequence genomic stretch:
- the LOC135209020 gene encoding uncharacterized protein LOC135209020 has translation MNLKSTDLLRTLQLILSFNEQMSRDDSTIRRTVSRFASQARNIIMNVHRYFSSQWGADSRNEVFEKTAKATGVPTNTVKKIKRHSSECGNVPFASHVYPRKRIRVKDKVDSFVNECIRKEILSFYERGELPTLDALLEKVKEDPVKFNGGRTTLWKIVRGLGFRYKKVTSGRTILMERDDIVAARTEYLRLIEKNRNCSPTERKPEVFLDETWINQNECVVSVGQRVKAK, from the exons atgaatttgaaatctacggacctacttcgcactcttcagctcatccttagttttaatgag cagatgtctcgagatgacagcaccattcgtcgcaccgtttccagatttgcaagtcaagctcgcaacattataatgaatgttcatcgttacttcagctcacagtggggagcagactcaagaaatgaagtatttgagaagaccgccaaagctacaggagtgcccaccaacacagtgaaaaaaatcaagcgacattcatctgagtgtggtaacgtccccttcgcttcacatgtatatcccaggaagaggatccgagtgaaggacaaggtggatagttttgtaaatgagtgtattcggaaggagattttgtctttttacgagagaggagagctcccaacgttagatgccctactggaaaaagtgaaggaagacccggtaaagtttaatggtggaagaacaacgttatggaaaattgtgagagggcttggattccgctacaaaaaagtgacgagtggaagaacaattttaatggaacgtgatgatatagtggcagcgagaactgaatacctacggttaattgaaaagaataggaattgtagtccaactgaacgtaaacctgaagtattcctggatgaaacttggataaaccaaaatgaatgtgtagtcagtgttggacaacgggtgaaggcgaaatag